A portion of the Actomonas aquatica genome contains these proteins:
- a CDS encoding DUF1475 family protein encodes MLWLLRLLFIGIFASMSGLIVWASLQQPIFGIPAEVTGNPWFIATLFDAYFAFITFWVFVAWKEPTLGARILWFITVILWGNFAMAVYMLVELFRIDHINRLREVFTVQREGRLRLPLGFVLAGVAAYALGAGPLSS; translated from the coding sequence ATGCTCTGGCTGCTCCGCCTGCTCTTTATCGGCATCTTCGCCTCCATGAGCGGCCTGATCGTCTGGGCCAGCCTGCAACAACCCATCTTCGGCATTCCGGCCGAGGTCACCGGCAACCCGTGGTTCATCGCCACGCTCTTCGACGCCTACTTCGCCTTCATCACGTTCTGGGTCTTTGTCGCTTGGAAGGAACCCACCCTCGGCGCGCGTATCCTCTGGTTCATTACCGTCATCCTCTGGGGCAACTTCGCCATGGCCGTCTACATGCTGGTCGAACTCTTCCGCATCGATCACATCAACCGCCTCCGCGAGGTCTTCACGGTCCAGCGTGAGGGCCGCCTGCGCCTGCCCCTCGGCTTCGTCCTCGCCGGGGTTGCCGCCTACGCCCTCGGCGCCGGCCCCCTTTCCTCATGA
- a CDS encoding DUF2062 domain-containing protein, which translates to MSADAGSSSAATADSSSAPRRSFWQRRLVDPIKRQLTQGVTPRKITFTLAVSTVCSLFPFLGFTWLLNLFVGLPLRLNQPIMQTLNQLLTPVHVPMIVVYVRLGELIWGSEEQAFSVVDMVQNFADLTFGEFLEKFGWAGVHAFTAWFISIPLLFAVVYFPLRPVIDRLADLNREPDAA; encoded by the coding sequence ATGAGCGCCGACGCCGGCAGCTCATCCGCCGCGACCGCCGATTCCTCCTCCGCGCCGCGTCGCAGTTTCTGGCAACGCCGCCTGGTCGATCCCATCAAGCGCCAACTCACGCAGGGCGTCACGCCCCGCAAGATCACCTTCACCCTCGCCGTCAGCACCGTCTGCTCCCTCTTCCCCTTCCTCGGCTTCACCTGGCTGCTCAACCTCTTCGTCGGCCTCCCCCTCCGGCTCAACCAGCCCATCATGCAAACCCTCAACCAACTGCTCACACCCGTCCACGTGCCCATGATTGTGGTCTACGTGCGCCTCGGTGAGCTGATCTGGGGTTCCGAGGAACAGGCCTTCTCCGTCGTCGACATGGTGCAGAACTTCGCCGACCTCACCTTCGGCGAATTTCTTGAAAAATTTGGCTGGGCCGGCGTGCACGCCTTCACCGCGTGGTTCATCAGCATCCCGCTGCTCTTCGCCGTCGTGTATTTTCCACTACGGCCGGTCATCGACCGCCTCGCCGACCTCAACCGCGAACCCGACGCCGCATGA
- a CDS encoding DUF1365 domain-containing protein, protein MRSQLYECRVMHARFAPKRHRFVYRIFMLSLDLDELPALAKRLRWFSVDRANLYSLRLRDFLPLGEIKHNASPDAPADHTTAAHLKQRVLHHLAAHGIDPGPDARVQLVTLPRILGYRFNPVSFYYIRNAADEPVAALAEVTNTFHEMKPYLLSGDNRDGDTFHRRTPKHFYVSPFSDVDVAFDFTLRVPGDRLSVQIDDYTGDKRTLTSTVTGTARPLTDGALALFLLKYPLLTLRVIFLIHWHAFRLWLKRVPWFAKAARAADQRDLYRPHSSLRSES, encoded by the coding sequence ATGCGCTCTCAGCTCTACGAATGCCGTGTCATGCACGCCCGCTTCGCCCCGAAGCGGCACCGCTTTGTCTACCGCATCTTCATGCTGAGCCTCGACCTCGACGAACTTCCCGCCTTGGCGAAACGCCTGCGCTGGTTCTCCGTCGACCGCGCCAATCTCTACAGCCTGCGCCTGCGCGACTTCCTCCCCCTCGGCGAAATCAAACACAACGCCAGCCCCGACGCCCCGGCCGACCACACCACCGCCGCCCACCTCAAACAACGCGTCCTCCACCACCTCGCTGCCCACGGCATCGATCCCGGTCCCGACGCCCGCGTGCAACTCGTCACTCTGCCGCGCATCCTCGGCTACCGCTTCAACCCCGTTTCGTTTTATTACATCCGCAACGCCGCCGATGAACCCGTCGCCGCGCTCGCCGAGGTCACCAATACCTTCCACGAGATGAAGCCGTATTTGCTTTCCGGTGACAACCGCGACGGCGACACCTTCCACCGCCGCACGCCCAAACACTTCTACGTGTCGCCCTTCTCTGACGTTGATGTCGCCTTCGACTTCACCCTGCGCGTTCCCGGCGACCGTCTCTCCGTCCAAATCGACGACTACACCGGCGACAAACGCACCCTCACCAGCACCGTGACCGGCACCGCCCGCCCGCTCACCGACGGTGCCCTCGCCCTCTTCCTCCTCAAATACCCCCTGCTCACCCTGCGCGTGATCTTCCTCATCCATTGGCACGCTTTCCGCCTCTGGCTCAAACGTGTGCCATGGTTCGCCAAAGCCGCCCGCGCCGCCGATCAACGCGACCTCTACCGTCCCCACTCCTCCCTCCGTTCCGAATCCTGA
- a CDS encoding SAM-dependent methyltransferase, giving the protein MPSSSSTASASPTAIPEEQRRVSLGRRLVLDTLSPMQRGYLRLELPGGEAVEFGDRDTARPLPCGINAHAAIKVKREAFFQKCVLSGDLGFAESFIDGDWESPDLSAVIAWFILNIDEAPTLSGSKRAARAGALNVLRLINRLGHLLRPNSRTTARRNISEHYDLSNEFFGLFLDPSMMYSAARWPTPDLSLEEAQRAKNDALCQKLQLQPTDRVLEIGSGWGGWSMHAARTYGCHVTTLTISQQQYDLATARIAAAGLSDRIEVKMCDYRDVTGSFDKIVSIEMMEAIGHRYLPQFCSALHRVLKPQGLLALQFITCPDDRYDAFRKGVDFIQKHIFPGSLLLSLNRVNDQLARAGGFVLNSVEDFAHDYARTLQLWREAFNARLDEVRALGFDERFIRKWSYYLHYCEAAFALRNIGVVHTLHTRANNLTL; this is encoded by the coding sequence ATGCCTTCCTCGTCCTCCACCGCCTCCGCCAGCCCCACCGCGATTCCCGAGGAGCAGCGCCGTGTCTCCCTCGGTCGACGACTTGTGCTGGACACCCTTTCGCCCATGCAGCGCGGCTACCTGCGCCTCGAACTCCCCGGCGGCGAAGCCGTTGAGTTCGGCGATCGCGACACCGCCCGACCGCTGCCCTGCGGCATCAACGCCCACGCCGCCATCAAGGTGAAGCGCGAGGCCTTCTTCCAAAAGTGCGTGCTCTCCGGCGACCTCGGTTTTGCCGAGAGCTTCATCGACGGTGACTGGGAATCTCCCGACCTCTCCGCCGTGATCGCGTGGTTCATCCTCAACATCGACGAGGCGCCCACCCTCTCCGGTTCCAAACGCGCCGCCCGCGCCGGTGCCCTCAACGTGCTGCGGCTCATCAACCGTCTCGGCCACCTCCTGCGCCCCAACAGCCGCACCACCGCCCGCCGCAACATCAGCGAGCACTACGACCTTTCCAACGAGTTCTTCGGCCTCTTCCTCGACCCGTCCATGATGTATTCGGCCGCCCGCTGGCCGACCCCCGACCTGTCCCTCGAGGAAGCCCAACGCGCCAAAAACGACGCGCTCTGCCAGAAGCTCCAACTTCAGCCCACCGACCGCGTCCTGGAGATCGGCAGCGGTTGGGGCGGTTGGTCGATGCACGCTGCCCGCACCTACGGCTGCCACGTCACCACCCTCACCATTTCCCAACAACAATACGACCTCGCCACCGCCCGCATCGCCGCCGCCGGTCTCAGCGATCGCATCGAGGTCAAAATGTGCGACTACCGCGACGTCACCGGCTCCTTCGACAAGATCGTATCGATCGAAATGATGGAGGCCATCGGCCACCGCTACCTGCCGCAGTTCTGCTCCGCCCTCCACCGCGTGCTCAAACCGCAGGGCTTGCTCGCCCTCCAGTTCATCACCTGCCCCGACGACCGCTACGACGCCTTCCGCAAGGGCGTCGACTTCATCCAAAAGCACATCTTCCCGGGCTCCCTCTTGCTCTCGCTCAACCGCGTCAACGACCAGCTCGCCCGCGCCGGCGGCTTCGTGCTCAACTCCGTCGAGGACTTCGCCCACGACTACGCGCGCACCCTGCAACTCTGGCGCGAGGCCTTCAACGCCCGCCTCGACGAGGTGCGCGCCCTCGGCTTCGACGAGCGCTTCATCCGCAAGTGGTCCTACTACCTCCACTACTGCGAAGCCGCCTTCGCCCTGCGCAACATCGGCGTCGTGCACACCCTGCACACCCGCGCCAACAACCTCACCCTCTGA